One window of Bactrocera tryoni isolate S06 chromosome 2, CSIRO_BtryS06_freeze2, whole genome shotgun sequence genomic DNA carries:
- the LOC120768990 gene encoding la protein homolog, with product MADVADIPVEEVKNGASEKAEEVATENPADEIKKDSAAEIKEDSTEEKSDVAEETKKDSSEDENAGDVQLSKQERGIIRQVEYYFSDANLRRDKFLLEQISKDEEGWVPLSVLLTFKRLSSLSTDPNVIIDSLIKSDEGLLEISEDKEKLRRHPERPIPEHNEEQRKEVQSRTAYAKGFPLETTMSELIDFFAPYEKVLHITMRKYLDKPTKTYKFKGSVFVTFAKKEQAQEFIEKEKVLYKERELLRKWQDKFYEDKKEETKSKSKKGKAKVEEEKLQLPKGTVVYFENCTDVVTRELLREAVEKVEGNWEIAYIDYSKGDKTGHIRFSDENNGSQFLEKLTENKLKLSDDLELVLRTLSEEEEKTYLAKAVEQMKSRRNHHNKNKFGHGNRKRRGGHEHRNDEKKRRS from the exons ATGGCTGATGTTGCTGATATTCCCGTTGAAGAGGTGAAAAATGGTGCGTCCGAAAAAGCCGAAGAAGTAGCGACTGAAAATCCTGCAGatgaaatcaaaaaagattCCGCAGCGGAAATTAAAGAAGACAGCACAGAGGAAAAAAGCGATGTTGCAGAAGAAACCAAGAAGGATAGTTCCGAAGATGAAAACGCTGGTGACGTGCAACTGAGCAAACAAGAGCGGGGTATTATACGTCAAGTGGAATATTACTTCAGTGACGCTAATTTGCGTCGTGATAAATTTTTGTTGGAGCAGATCTCCAAGGATGAAGAGGGCTGGGTACCTCTTTCCGTCTTATTAACATTTAAACGTTTATCATCTTTGAGTACCGATCCGAATGTGATCATTGATTCCCTTATAAAGTCTGATGAAGGTTTACTCGAAATTAGTGAAGATAAGGAAAAGCTTCGCCGTCATCCCGAACGTCCTATTCCAGAGCACAATGAGGAACAACGTAAAGAAGTGCAATCGCGAACTGCATATGCTAAAGGTTTTCCATTGGAAACCACCATGTCGGAGTTGATTGATTTCTTTGCACCTTATGAAAAGGTGTTGCACATTACCATGCGCAAATACCTAGATAAACCCACCAAAACATATAAATTCAAAGGCAGCGTATTTGTAACATTTGCGAAGAAAGAACAAGCTCAAGAGTTCATCGAGAAGGAGaag GTACTATATAAGGAACGTGAACTTTTACGCAAATGGCAAGATAAGTTTTATGAAGACAAAAAAGAAGAGACAAAGTCTAAATCAAAGAAGGGCAAAGCCAAAGTAGAGGAAGAAAAGTTGCAACTGCCTAAAGGAACTGTTGTGTACTTCGAAAATTGTACAGATGTTGTTACCCGCGAGTTATTGCGTGAGGCTGTAGAAAAGGTTGAAGGCAACTGGGAAATTGCTTATATTGATTATAGCAAAGGCGACAAAACAGGTCATATCCGCTTTTCTGACGAAAATAATGGATCTCAGTTCCTCGAGAAATTGACTGAAAATAAG TTGAAATTGAGCGATGACTTGGAGCTGGTATTGCGTACGCTCTcggaagaagaagagaagacaTATTTGGCTAAGGCTGTTGAACAAATGAAAAGTCGACGAAACCACCACAACAAAAATAAGTTCGGTCACGGCAACCGCAAACGTCGCGGCGGACACGAGCATCGCAATGACGAAAAGAAAAGGCGATCTTAA
- the LOC120769084 gene encoding nuclear fragile X mental retardation-interacting protein 1, with product MDNSQKFVLPSPNFHKKMESPLTVRPHFLTPSGMTLHARHQPPPMYGKRGPTYPSKYLQTANKNKFIKVEAAQTEAVEPEYCEACDMELQSNDDLRLHKLQHEKCPVDNCNYRGHPSVMDKHVATLHSSGLFDKFKKLSSPEEIAAWREERKRKYPTLENSLMRQRAREQREKRGERLEAHNSRFGKQEDRKRAQKSLCSETNQIKHNQQQKLKGQNGIEKRKRNNNKRRKKEEVKKLEEKKQNDVIANIKSARNAVVEENIQENDISCDDIMMFKGTSKLANYHHVKPKKPKETNILSSLLGMYGSDEDSENDYSNNEMDDNDTDNLIDDKLNKTIGTDTCARDNGLLINPIGKSPPLLPVKSLNVEKLEDTESGNFARVNCHKPLENIDIVTNSDTTEETVIVTEKSENVSDNSVDTVQSLKPQNADLLCSDDEAPEEAPIARSTDLPICTKSSQQNVRRNNGASNDNNQQSTNRIKKADQVTRINKQQSGLDYRKARLRKQNTLLEKLLEPDIRHERNVLLQCVRYVCENNFFGIGEKKLN from the exons ATGGATAATtcgcaaaaatttgttttacctTCCccgaattttcataaaaaaatggaatcaCCTTTAACAGTGAGGCCTCACTTTCTCACTCCATCTGGAATGACCTTACATGCACGCCATCAGCCACCGCCAATGTATGGAAAGCGGGGACCCACATACCCTTCAAAATACCTTCAAacggcaaataaaaataaa TTTATTAAAGTAGAGGCTGCGCAAACCGAAGCTGTTGAGCCTGAATATTGCGAAGCTTGCGACATGGAGTTACAGTCCAATGATGATCTACGACTACACAAATTACAACATGAGAAATGTCCAGTAGATAATTGTAACTATCGAGGACATCCATCAGTAATGGACAAACACGTTGCAACACTTCACAGTTCTGGTTTATTTGACAAATTCAAAAAGCTAAGCTCGCCTGAGGAAATTGCTGCTTGGCGTGAAGAACGGAAAAGAAA atATCCCACATTAGAAAACTCTTTAATGAGGCAACGTGCTAGGGAGCAGCGTGAGAAGCGTGGTGAACGTCTTGAAGCCCATAATAGTCGGTTTGGAAAGCAAGAGGATCGTAAACGGGCGCAAAAAAGTCTTTGCTCTGAAACGAATCAAATAAAACACAATcagcaacaaaaactaaaaggtCAGAATGGTATTGAAAAAAGGAAACGCAATAATAATAAACGCCGTAAAAAGGAAGAAGTTAAAAAACTCGAGGAGAAAAAGCAAAATGATGTCATAGCAAATATAAAATCAGCAAGAAATGCAGTTGTGGAAGAAAATATCCAAGAAAACGATATAAGTTGCGATGATATTATGATGTTTAAAGGAACAAGTAAATTGGCCAATTATCACCACGTTAAGCCGAAAAaaccgaaagaaacgaacataTTGAGCAGCCTACTTGGAATGTATGGATCGGATGAAGATTCTGAGAATGACTACAGCAATAATGAAATGGATGATAATGACACAGATAATTTAATTGACGAcaaattaaataagacaattGGTACTGATACATGTGCGAGGGATAATGGACTGTTAATAAATCCTATAGGAAAATCTCCACCTCTACTCCCAGTAAAATCGCTGAATGTTGAAAAATTAGAAGACACAGAATCAGGAAATTTCGCGAGGGTAAACTGCCATAAGCCTTTGGAAAACATCGATATAGTGACTAATTCCGATACAACTGAAGAAACCGTCATCGTAACagaaaaaagcgaaaatgtTAGCGATAATTCGGTTGATACTGTTCAAAGCTTGAAGCCACAAAATGCAGATTTACTCTGTTCAGATGATGAAGCACCGGAGGAAGCGCCAATAGCTCGCTCAACTGATCTGCCGATCTGTACGAAATCTTCACAACAAAATGTGCGAAGAAATAATGGAGCAAGTAATGATAATAATCAGCAATCCACTAACAGAATTAAAAAAGCGGATCAAGTAACTAGAATTAATAAGCAACAATCTGGGCTAGATTATCGAAAAGCACGTTTGCGGAAACAAAACACATTGTTGGAAAAACTACTAGAGCCGGACATTCGGCACGAACGAAATGTGCTATTACAATGCGTGCGTTATGTTTGCGAAAATAACTTTTTCGGTATAGgcgaaaaaaagttaaactga